GCCAGGATCTCCGCGGTGTGCCGCGCGTGCCGGTCCGGCCGCGTGTGGGCGATCTGGGTACGGCAGGAGAAGCCGTCCGCGAGGACGACGGCGTGCGGCGGGGCGGCCCGCAGGGCCGGCAGGAGCTGGTCCTCGGCGCAGGCGGCGGAGACCTCCTCGTGGCCCGGCTCGAAGCCGAAGTTGCCGGCCAGGCCGCAGCACCCGCCCGCCGGCTCGCCGTCCAGGCCGGCGCGCTCGCGCAGACGGCGGTCGGCCGCGTCGCCCAGGACCGCGTGCTGGTGGCAGTGGGTCTGCCCGGTGACCGGGCGGTCCACCCGGGGCGGGGCCCAGTCCGGGGCCAGCTCCTCCAGGGCCTCGGCGAAGGTGCGCACGGAGGCGGCCAGCAGGGCGGCGCGCGGGTCGTCCGGGAGGAGTGCGGTCAGGTCGGAGCGGAGCGTGGCCGCGCAGGAGGGCTCCAGGACGACGACGGGCCCGGGCACCGGGAGCCCCGCACCGCCGGACGGACCGACGGTGGCCCCGCCCGCACCGCCCCGCGCACCGTCCGCCGTGCCCCCGCCGACCATGACGTCGAGCGTCCGGCGCATCGCCTTCCGCGCCGCGTCCAGCCGGCCGGCCGAGACGTAGGTCAGGCCGCAGCAGACCCGGCCGGGCGGCAGCGTGACGCCCAGCCCGGCGTCCTCCAGGACGCGGACGGCGGCCCGCCCGACCTCGGGGGCGAGGTGGTCCGTGAACGTGTCGGGCCACAGGGTGAGCGCCGGTGGCCGGTCCGAGGCGCGCTCGCCGAACCAGGACGTGAACGACTCCCCCGCCACCCTCGGCATGGCCCGTTCCGGGGTGACGCCCGCGAGCCGGGCCGCGAACGGCAGCCGCATCGCCACGTTGAGGGCGGGCCCGAAGTGGTCGAGCAGGCGCGGCAGTCCGCCCATCGTCCAGTGGGAGCGCGGGCGCGCCCAGGGCCGCCCCGCGTAGTGCTCGTCCAGGAACCGCGCCTTGTACGCGGCCATGTCGACGCCCGCCGGGCAGTCGCTGTGGCAGCCCTTGCAGGACAGGCACAGGTCGAGCGCCTCGCGGACCTCCTCCGAACGCGCGCCGTCCGTGATGATCTCGCCGAGCGCCATCTCGTGGAGCAGCCGGGCCCGGCCGCGTGTGGAGTGCCGCTCCTCGCCGGTCGCCCGGTAGGACGGACACATCACGCCGGGTCCCGAACTCGGTCCTTCCGTACGGCATGCGGCGACGCCCACGCAGCGGGCGACCTCGCGCCCGAGGCCCACCACCGGCAGCTCCGCGAAGCGCAGGCCCGAGTCCAGCGGCTCGGGACGGACCAGCATGCCGGGGTTGAGGCCGCCCGCCGGATCCCACAGGTCCTTGACCTCGCCGAACAGGCCGACGAGCGCGTCCCCGTACATGCGCGGCAGCAGTTCGGCCCGCGCCTTGCCGTCGCCGTGCTCGCCCGACAGGGAGCCGCCGTGCGCGACGACCAGGTCGGCCACCGCCTCCGAGAAACGGCGGAAGTCCCGTACCCCGGCTCCGGTGTAGAGGTCGAAGTCGATGCGGACGTGGACGCAGCCGTCGCCGAAGTGCCCGTACGGGGTGCCCCGCAGCCCGAACTCCTTGAGCAGCGAGCGGAATGCGCGCAGGTACGCGCCGAGCCGGGCCGGCGGCACCGCGCAGTCCTCCCAGCCGGGCCAGGCCTCCCCGCCGCCCCCGGGCATCCGGGTGGCCGTGCCCGCCGCGTCCTCCCGGATCCGCCACAGCGCCCGCTGCCCGACGGGGTCCGCGACCAGCAGGGAGTCCAGGGCGTCCGCGGCCCGCACCAGCGCGGTGGCGGCCGCGGCGCCGTCGACCTCGACGAACAGCCAGGCCCCGCCCTTCGGCAGCCCGGTGGCCGCGCCCCGCACGAGGTCGGCGGCCATGCCCTCCACGGTCAGCGGTCCGAGCGGCAGCAGTCCGGCCGCCGCGTCCGCCGCGGCGCTCTCGTCGGGGTAGCCGAGGACCACGAGGACGGGTTCCGCAGGGAGCGGAACCAACCGCAGCTCGGCCTCCGTCACCACCCCGAGCGTGCCCTCGCTGCCGCAGAAGGAGCGGGCCACGTCCGCGCCCCGCTCGGGCAGCAGCGCGTCGAGGGCGTAGCCGGAGATCCGGCGGGGCAGGCCGTCGGGGTAACCGGTGCGCAGGGGCGCCAGGTTGCGGCCGACCAGCTCGCGCAGCCCGGCCGGCGCGCCCTGCCAGTCGCGGCCCAGGCGCCGCCGTTCGCCGCCGTAGGTGACCACGTCGAGGCCGCGGACGTTGTCGGCGGTGGTGCCCCAGGCCACCGAGTGCGAGCCGCAGGCGTTGTTGCCGATCATCCCGCCGAGCGTGCAGCGGCTGTGCGTGGACGGGTCGGGGCCGAAGGTCAGCCCGTGCGGGCGGGCCGCCTCGCGCAGCCGGTCGAGGACGAGCCCTGGCTGGACGACGGCGGTGCGCGCCTCGGGGTCGAGGGAGACGAGCGCGCGCAGGTGCCGGGTGAGATCGAGCACGACACCCGTTCCGGTGGCCTGTCCGGCGATGGACGTACCCCCGCCGCGGGGGACGACCGGCACCCCGCGCTCCCGGCAGACCTCCAGGACCGCGGCGACGTCGTCGGCGTCCCTGGGGGCGACGACGCCGAGCGGGACGCGCCGGTAGTTGGAGGCGTCCATCGAGGTCAGGGCGCGGGCGGTGGGGGAGAAGTCGACCTCGCCCGCCACCGCCGCCCGCAGTGCGTCCGCCAGTTCCGCCGTCGCGTGTTCGTGTGATCCCACCACTACAGAATGTCTCAGTCCTCGTCTCATCGGGCGGACATGCCGCAACCCCGCCTCCGCCGACCCGATACGCTCCGCCTCGTGGCCGATATCCAGATTCCCGCTGACATCAAGCCCGCCGATGGCCGTTTCGGCGCGGGCCCCTCCAAGGTGCGTACGGAGGCGCTGGACGCCCTGGCCGCCACCGGCACCTCCTACCTCGGTACGTCCCACCGCCAGGCCCGGGTGAAGAACCTGGTCGGCGAGGTCCGTACCGGCATCAGTGACCTGTTCTCGCTGCCCGAGGGCTACGAGGTGATCCTGGGCAACGGCGGATCGACCGCCTTCTGGGACGTCGCGACCCACGGGCTGATCGAGAACAAGTCGCAGCACCTCACCTTCGGCGAGTTCTCCTCCAAGTTCGCGAAGGCGGCGAAGGCGGCCCCGTGGCTGGCCGAGCCGACCGTGATCTCCTCCGACCCGGGCACCCACCCGGAGCCGGTGGCCGAGGCGGGCGTGGACGTCTACGCCTACACCCACAACGAGACCTCGACCGGTGTCGCCGCCCCGCTGAAGCGGGTCGCGGGCGCCGACGAGGGTGCGCTCGTCCTGGTCGACGCGACCTCCGGCGCCGGCGGTCTGCCCGTCGACATCGCCGAGACCGACGTCTACTACTTCGCCCCGCAGAAGTCCTTCGCCGCCGACGGCGGTCTGTGGCTGGCGGCCTTCTCCCCCGCCGCGCTGGAGCGCGCCCAGCGCGTCCACGCCTCGGGGCGGCACATCCCGGAGTTCTTCAGCCTGCCGACCGCGATCGACAACTCGCTGAAGAACCAGACGTACAACACCCCGGCGCTCGCGACCCTCTTCCTGCTCAACGAGCAGCTGAAGTGGATCAACGGCCAGGGCGGTCTGGACTGGGCCGTGGCCCGTACGAAGGAGTCCTCGGACGTCCTGTACGGCTGGGCCGAGGAGTCGAAGTACGCGACCCCGTTCGTCACCGACCCGGCGAAGCGCTCGCAGGTCATCGGCACGATCGACTTCGCGGACGAGGTCGACGCCGCCGCCGTCGCCAAGGTGCTGCGCGCCAACGGCATCATCGACACCGAGCCGTACCGCAAGCTGGGCCGCAACCAGCTGCGCATCGCGATGTTCCCGGCGATCGACCCGGCGGACGTGCGGGCCCTGACGGCCTGCATCGACTACGTGATCGAGAAGCTGTAACGGGCGGACGCTCCGTACGGGGGCCCGGCGTCGGACATGGCCGATGCCGGGCCTCCGGCGCGTCCGGGCGCGTCCGGGGCCGGTCCGTCGGGGATCCGTCGGGGGTCAGTCGGGGGTCAGTCGCGGCGCAACAGCCGCTTGATGCCGACCACGAGGACGGTGGCGCCGGCGAGGACGAGGAAGCCGAGGGTGACATTGCCCTTCTCGCCCCCTTCGGCCGCGGCCGAAGGGGAGTCGGGCGAGCCGCCCGGCGCCCGGGTCGGCTGCTCCTCGGGGGCCCCGGCGCCTTCCCGGTCGATCCGGACGACCCGGCTCTTCCGCCCCTCCGAGCCGAACATGAAGGCCGAGCCGTCCGGCGTGTACGTCACGGACTCGGCCTGTCCCTGGAACGGGGCGCCGACGGAGGTGCCCTCGTCGCCGAGGCGGCCGTCCTTCCAGGCGTACTCCCTGGCCATCAGGTAGCCGCGCAGGACGAGCCGGTCGCCGGCCGGGGAGAAGGCGCCGTCGGTGACCCAGGGGACCTCGCCGATGCGGCGGAAGACGTTGGTGCCGGAGGTGCTGAGCCGTTCGGGGCCCTGGTAGAGGCCGCCGCCGTCCTCGTTCTTGCTGGCGATGTAGACCCGGCCGGTCTTCGGATCGACCATCAGCGCCTCGGCGTTGCGGGCCCCGTCGGCGTACTTCACGTCGTACTGGGTGGCGCGGACGGTCTGGTCCTTGAGCTCCTTCGGCTCGGGGAAGCGGTAGATCCAGACGTGGTCCCAGGAGCCGTCGAGGTTGTCGCCGATGTCGCCGACGTAGATGTCTCCGTCGGGGCCGACGGAGATGCCCTCCATGTCGCGGGGGGTGCCGACGCCCTTCATGGTGAGGGTGGCGACCGTCTCGCCGGTGCGGGAGTCGACGCCGTAGATCAGCGGGGCGTCCTGGTCGTTGTGCGTCCAGTAGACGCCGGGGTGCGCGCGGCTCGCGGCGAGGCCGCTGGACTCGGTGATCCGCGGGTCCTCGATGGTGAAGTCGCGGTCGGCGTCCGCCGCGACGGCGGGCACCGCCGCGAGCAGGACGAGGGCCGCCGTTCCGAGGGCGCACAGAGCAGGTCGCATGCCCTCCAGCCTGCCATGGGTGCCGCGGCGGGGCCGCGGCATCCGGGTGTCGGGGATCACGTCGCAGGGCCCGCCCGCGGTCGGTGATGATGGTCGCCATGCGTTTTCTGTTCGTCGGCGACAGCATGACCATCGGACGCGCCGGCGACTTCACCTGGCGCTACCGGATGTGGCAGCACCTGGAGTCCGTCCTGCCCGGGGCCCACGAGATCGTGGGCCCGCGCACGGAGTTGTACGAGACCGGGGCCGACGCGGCCGTGTCGCACGCCTACGCCGCCCCGGACTTCCCGGCCGGGGCGCGCCGCCATCTGGCCGGCTGGGGCGAGGGCTGGCTGCACATGGCGCCGCTGATCGGCGGGACGGTGGCGGAGACCGGCGCGGACGTGCTGCTGATCTCGCTGGGCCTGATCGACCTGGGCTTCTACACGAACAGCGACCAGACCGCGGAGAACGTCCGCGCCTTCCTGGCCGCCGCCCGGGCGGCGAACCCGCGCGTCCGGGCCGTGCTCCTGCCGGTCATCCCGAACACCCGGGCCGAGAAGGACGAGACCTTCGCCGCCGAGTGCGCCCGCTTCAACGAGCTGCTCGCGAAGACGGTCGCGGACCTGGACTCGGCGGCCTCGCCACTGCTCCTCGGCTCGGTGCCGGAGTCGTACGACATCCACATGGACACCTACGACGGCACCCACCCGGGCCCCACCGGCGAGCACAAGCTGGCGGCGGCCTTCGCGGACGCCCTGCACCAGGCCTGGGGGATCGGCGGCCCCTACCGGGGCCGGGCCTGACCCGGAGGACACGGTCTAGGGGGCGTCGACGATCGCGTCGACCTCGATCTCCACCAGCCACAGCGGGTCGATGAAGCGCGAGACCTCCACGAAGGTCGTCACCGGGCGTATGTCCGCGAAGCGTTCGCCGTGGGCGCGGGCCGCTTCCTTCCAGGCCGTCACGTCGGTGAGCATGATGCGGGTGCGGACCACGTCCTCCAGCGTGGCCCCGGCCTCCTTGAGCGCGGCCTCGGCGATGTCCAGGCAGCGCACGGTCTGCGCGTGGACGTCGCCCGGGCCGACGGTGCCGCCGTCGGGGCCGATGGGCGCGGTGCCGGCGACGGCGACGTGCGCGCCCTTGCGGACGGCCCGGCAGAAGCCGATCTCGGGTTCGAGCGGGGACCCGGAGGCGATGTTCCTGCGGGGGGTGGTGCGGTCGGTCATCAGGCTGCTCTCGTCAGGCGGTTGGCGAAGGTGGAGACCGTGTACGTCCCTATGCCGAGGACGACCTCCAGGGCGTTCTGACGGGTGTAGCCGTGGGCGAAGAACGCCTCCAGCTCGGCGTCGGACACCGCGCCCGAGGCGGCGAGCACCTGGAGGGTGAAGCGGCGCAC
The DNA window shown above is from Streptomyces showdoensis and carries:
- a CDS encoding RidA family protein: MTDRTTPRRNIASGSPLEPEIGFCRAVRKGAHVAVAGTAPIGPDGGTVGPGDVHAQTVRCLDIAEAALKEAGATLEDVVRTRIMLTDVTAWKEAARAHGERFADIRPVTTFVEVSRFIDPLWLVEIEVDAIVDAP
- a CDS encoding FAD-binding and (Fe-S)-binding domain-containing protein, which gives rise to MRRGLRHSVVVGSHEHATAELADALRAAVAGEVDFSPTARALTSMDASNYRRVPLGVVAPRDADDVAAVLEVCRERGVPVVPRGGGTSIAGQATGTGVVLDLTRHLRALVSLDPEARTAVVQPGLVLDRLREAARPHGLTFGPDPSTHSRCTLGGMIGNNACGSHSVAWGTTADNVRGLDVVTYGGERRRLGRDWQGAPAGLRELVGRNLAPLRTGYPDGLPRRISGYALDALLPERGADVARSFCGSEGTLGVVTEAELRLVPLPAEPVLVVLGYPDESAAADAAAGLLPLGPLTVEGMAADLVRGAATGLPKGGAWLFVEVDGAAAATALVRAADALDSLLVADPVGQRALWRIREDAAGTATRMPGGGGEAWPGWEDCAVPPARLGAYLRAFRSLLKEFGLRGTPYGHFGDGCVHVRIDFDLYTGAGVRDFRRFSEAVADLVVAHGGSLSGEHGDGKARAELLPRMYGDALVGLFGEVKDLWDPAGGLNPGMLVRPEPLDSGLRFAELPVVGLGREVARCVGVAACRTEGPSSGPGVMCPSYRATGEERHSTRGRARLLHEMALGEIITDGARSEEVREALDLCLSCKGCHSDCPAGVDMAAYKARFLDEHYAGRPWARPRSHWTMGGLPRLLDHFGPALNVAMRLPFAARLAGVTPERAMPRVAGESFTSWFGERASDRPPALTLWPDTFTDHLAPEVGRAAVRVLEDAGLGVTLPPGRVCCGLTYVSAGRLDAARKAMRRTLDVMVGGGTADGARGGAGGATVGPSGGAGLPVPGPVVVLEPSCAATLRSDLTALLPDDPRAALLAASVRTFAEALEELAPDWAPPRVDRPVTGQTHCHQHAVLGDAADRRLRERAGLDGEPAGGCCGLAGNFGFEPGHEEVSAACAEDQLLPALRAAPPHAVVLADGFSCRTQIAHTRPDRHARHTAEILAEALEEGE
- a CDS encoding GDSL-type esterase/lipase family protein — translated: MRFLFVGDSMTIGRAGDFTWRYRMWQHLESVLPGAHEIVGPRTELYETGADAAVSHAYAAPDFPAGARRHLAGWGEGWLHMAPLIGGTVAETGADVLLISLGLIDLGFYTNSDQTAENVRAFLAAARAANPRVRAVLLPVIPNTRAEKDETFAAECARFNELLAKTVADLDSAASPLLLGSVPESYDIHMDTYDGTHPGPTGEHKLAAAFADALHQAWGIGGPYRGRA
- the serC gene encoding phosphoserine transaminase produces the protein MADIQIPADIKPADGRFGAGPSKVRTEALDALAATGTSYLGTSHRQARVKNLVGEVRTGISDLFSLPEGYEVILGNGGSTAFWDVATHGLIENKSQHLTFGEFSSKFAKAAKAAPWLAEPTVISSDPGTHPEPVAEAGVDVYAYTHNETSTGVAAPLKRVAGADEGALVLVDATSGAGGLPVDIAETDVYYFAPQKSFAADGGLWLAAFSPAALERAQRVHASGRHIPEFFSLPTAIDNSLKNQTYNTPALATLFLLNEQLKWINGQGGLDWAVARTKESSDVLYGWAEESKYATPFVTDPAKRSQVIGTIDFADEVDAAAVAKVLRANGIIDTEPYRKLGRNQLRIAMFPAIDPADVRALTACIDYVIEKL